The proteins below come from a single Tenuifilum thalassicum genomic window:
- the rplV gene encoding 50S ribosomal protein L22, whose translation MGARKHNMAERLKAERKNKAVARLRNCPTSPRKMRLVVDLVRGKDVNTALNILKFSRKHAAKDVHKLILSAVANWKVKNSDVRIEDANLYIKEIFVDEGRMLKRIRTAPQGRAHRIRKRSNHVTVVVDSAVNNESNN comes from the coding sequence ATGGGTGCAAGAAAACACAATATGGCCGAGAGGCTCAAAGCGGAGAGGAAAAATAAAGCAGTTGCTCGTTTGCGCAACTGCCCAACCTCGCCTCGTAAAATGCGCTTAGTTGTTGACCTGGTACGTGGAAAAGACGTAAATACAGCTCTCAACATACTTAAGTTTAGCCGTAAGCACGCTGCTAAAGATGTTCATAAGCTAATTCTTTCTGCAGTGGCTAACTGGAAAGTTAAAAATTCTGATGTACGCATTGAGGATGCAAATCTTTATATCAAAGAGATTTTTGTTGATGAAGGAAGGATGCTAAAACGTATCCGTACTGCACCTCAGGGGCGGGCACATAGAATCCGTAAACGCTCAAACCACGTTACCGTAGTGGTTGATAGCGCAGTTAATAACGAATCTAACAACTAA